The following proteins are encoded in a genomic region of Magnolia sinica isolate HGM2019 chromosome 1, MsV1, whole genome shotgun sequence:
- the LOC131244538 gene encoding disease resistance RPP13-like protein 4: MLRKLNVEEEFVRGNDIEELLQRLKSKLDDKYLVVLDDVWGTGERKWWESLKSALPKVRGSYVIVTTRNEEVATSMGATDKRIHHLQILSNENSWSLFEKVAFARKGGKCTNKNLEGFGKEIVARCGGLPLAIKVVGGMMFGKGDSIHDWRQISEHLKEELEISKKVEPVISSLELSYQELPTHLKPCFLCFAMFPEDFEINVVDMINWWIGEGFVCGRNGKTALEIGEDCIAELFNRFLIVGVGKDELEIRFFHCKMHDMVRDMVVKIAREESFFVSLDSGGRPAFSEQSRRVGIVRNTVEITGNSSKLRTLVGMEIESEEIIASVKPKLCKVRWLRVLSLSLSPLLRMHVDVVTEDWLSGIGSLQHLVYLKIENSALRTLPDSIRNLHNLQILCLIDCPKLERLPPSITTLEKLTAISIFHCSSFECMPEGLGKLSNLERLFVFRPVNSICRNGSGISQLKTLTRLRELWMEIKSDEQIEEGEWNVLSMLHHLQFLNVNFHGSSLKSDGFVMKIDSEISPPLKYLRELHLWGYPGEKTPAWLSPTSLPNLQFLSIYGGRIRQMGHSFWDNKNAVWKVEVLVLSNLEEMDEEWPRMRSAMSSLRLFKVYQCPMLKSFQFEVTIDDCRWCIWRKEEEGEEGENSVIKV; encoded by the coding sequence ATGCTGAGGAAACTAAATGTAGAAGAAGAATTTGTGAGGGGAAATGACATCGAAGAGCTATTGCAAAGGCTTAAGAGCAAGTTAGATGATAAGTACTTGGTAGTTTTAGATGACGTTTGGGGAACGGGTGAAAGGAAGTGGTGGGAAAGCTTAAAGTCCGCTTTGCCCAAAGTGAGAGGCAGTTATGTCATTGTTACAACAAGGAATGAAGAGGTTGCTACATCAATGGGGGCTACTGACAAGCGAATACATCATCTGCAAATTCTTTCAAATGAAAATAGTTGGTCATTATTCGAAAAAGTAGCTTTTGCAAGAAAAGGAGGTAAGTGCACAAATAAGAATTTGGAGGGCTTTGGAAAGGAGATCGTTGCGAGGTGCGGGGGGCTTCCTCTGGCAATAAAGGTTGTGGGTGGAATGATGTTTGGGAAAGGTGATTCCATCCATGACTGGAGGCAAATATCGGAGCACCTAAAGGAGGAGTTGGAAATCAGTAAGAAAGTTGAACCGGTCATTTCTAGTCTGGAGTTAAGCTACCAAGAGCTCCCAACACACTTAAAACCTTGCTTCTTGTGCTTTGCCATGTTTCCTGAAGATTTTGAAATTAACGTTGTGGACATGATTAACTGGTGGATTGGTGAGGGTTTTGTTTGTGGAAGAAATGGGAAAACCGCACTTGAGATCGGAGAAGATTGCATTGCAGAATTATTTAATCGATTTTTGATAGTTGGAGTGGGTAAAGATGAGTTGGAAATACGCTTTTTTCATTGCAAAATGCATGATATGGTTCGAGATATGGTTGTAAAAATTGCAAGAGAAGAGAGCTTTTTTGTGAGCTTGGACAGTGGAGGTAGGCCCGCATTCAGTGAGCAGTCTCGCCGTGTGGGAATTGTGAGGAATACAGTAGAGATTACTGGAAACAGTTCCAAGCTGCGGACGTTGGTTGGGATGGAAATTGAGAGCGAGGAGATCATTGCAAGTGTAAAACCAAAACTCTGCAAAGTTAGGTGGTTGAGGGTGTTATCTCTTTCATTGTCACCCTTGCTAAGGATGCATGTAGATGTTGTGACTGAGGATTGGTTGAGTGGGATAGGTTCATTACAGCACCTCGTTTATCTTAAAATAGAGAATTCTGCCTTAAGAACACTCCCTGATTCAATCAGAaatcttcataatcttcaaatttTATGTTTAATCGACTGCCCCAAATTGGAAAGGCTTCCACCATCAATCACAACATTGGAGAAGCTGACAGCCATCAGCATCTTTCACTGCTCATCTTTTGAATGCATGCCAGAAGGGCTTGGAAAGCTTTCAAATCTTGAACGGTTATTTGTGTTTAGGCCTGTGAATTCGATTTGTAGAAATGGATCCGGAATTTCACAGTTGAAGACATTGACAAGACTCAGAGAACTCTGGATGGAGATAAAGTCAGATGAACAAAtagaagaaggggaatggaatgtGTTATCAATGCTCCACCATCTGCAATTTCTAAACGTAAACTTTCATGGCAGTTCTCTTAAAAGCGATGGATTTGTGATGAAGATAGACAGTGAGATTTCTCCTCCGTTAAAATACCTCAGAGAGTTGCATCTTTGGGGATATCCAGGAGAAAAGACACCTGCGTGGCTCAGTCCTACTTCCCTTCCCAATCTTCAGTTTCTTTCCATTTATGGGGGAAGGATTAGGCAAATGGGTCACAGTTTTTGGGACAACAAGAATGCAGTATGGAAAGTGGAGGTCTTGGTGCTATCGAACTTAGAAGAGATGGATGAGGAGTGGCCGAGGATGCGAAGTGCAATGTCATCTTTAAGACTCTTCAAGGTTTACCAGTGTCCGATGCTTAAGTCATTCCAATTCGAAGTTACAATTGATGATTGTAGGTGGTGCATatggaggaaagaagaagaaggagaagaaggtgaGAATAGTGTGATTAAAGTGTAA